In Phocoena phocoena chromosome 11, mPhoPho1.1, whole genome shotgun sequence, one DNA window encodes the following:
- the RHNO1 gene encoding RAD9, HUS1, RAD1-interacting nuclear orphan protein 1 isoform X2, with protein sequence MPPRKKRRQISQKPQLLFCQQPLEGPKHCYGSPQLPITHTRQVSPQFDTTAESWFPVNRKRHCRDQARCSSRQSTSSKFPHLTFESPQSSASSARPGIPLIRDCPGQPEKDISGRPLVPMLSPQSCGELSAHALQNFPYVFIPPGIQSPESSGQGGPIPSVQRENSLPSCSLHTSTPKSPEPGPVLVKDTPEEKYGIKVTWRRRGHLFTYLRERGKLSRNQFLVKN encoded by the exons ATGCCTCCCAGGAAAAAACGCCGCCAAATTTCCCAGAAACCCCAGCTGCtattctgccaacaaccactgGAGGGCCCCAAACACTGCTATGGGTCTCCCCAGCTTCCTATCACCCACACTAGACAG GTATCACCTCAGTTTGATACAACAGCAGAAAGCTGGTTCCCGGTCAACAGGAAACGTCATTGCCGAGACCAGGCAAGGTGTTCAAGTCGACAGTCTACCAGCTCCAAGTTTCCACACCTAACATTTGAGAGTCCACAGTCTTCTGCCAGTTCAGCCAGACCTGGGATCCCCCTAATCAGGGACTGTCCCGGTCAACCAGAAAAGGACATTTCTGGAAGGCCCTTGGTTCCCATGCTCAGCCCCCAAAGCTGCGGGGAGCTGTCAGCACATGCACTTCAGAACTTCCCTTATGTGTTCATTCCACCGGGTATCCAGAGCCCAGAGTCCTCAGGGCAGGGAGGGCCCATTCCCTCGGTGCAGAGGGAAAACAGCCTTCCCAGCTGCTCCCTTCACACAAGCACGCCCAAGAGCCCAGAGCCCGGGCCTGTTCTGGTTAAAGACACTCCTGAGGAGAAGTACGGGATAAAGGTCACATGGAGGAGGCGAGGACACCTGTTCACTTACCTCAGGGAGAGGGGGAAGCTGAGCAGAAACCAGTTCCTTGTGAAAAACTGA
- the RHNO1 gene encoding RAD9, HUS1, RAD1-interacting nuclear orphan protein 1 isoform X1, producing the protein MPPRKKRRQISQKPQLLFCQQPLEGPKHCYGSPQLPITHTRQVPSKPVDDSTITSWVSPQFDTTAESWFPVNRKRHCRDQARCSSRQSTSSKFPHLTFESPQSSASSARPGIPLIRDCPGQPEKDISGRPLVPMLSPQSCGELSAHALQNFPYVFIPPGIQSPESSGQGGPIPSVQRENSLPSCSLHTSTPKSPEPGPVLVKDTPEEKYGIKVTWRRRGHLFTYLRERGKLSRNQFLVKN; encoded by the exons ATGCCTCCCAGGAAAAAACGCCGCCAAATTTCCCAGAAACCCCAGCTGCtattctgccaacaaccactgGAGGGCCCCAAACACTGCTATGGGTCTCCCCAGCTTCCTATCACCCACACTAGACAGGTGCCCAGCAAGCCCGTTGACGACAGCACCATCACTTCCTGG GTATCACCTCAGTTTGATACAACAGCAGAAAGCTGGTTCCCGGTCAACAGGAAACGTCATTGCCGAGACCAGGCAAGGTGTTCAAGTCGACAGTCTACCAGCTCCAAGTTTCCACACCTAACATTTGAGAGTCCACAGTCTTCTGCCAGTTCAGCCAGACCTGGGATCCCCCTAATCAGGGACTGTCCCGGTCAACCAGAAAAGGACATTTCTGGAAGGCCCTTGGTTCCCATGCTCAGCCCCCAAAGCTGCGGGGAGCTGTCAGCACATGCACTTCAGAACTTCCCTTATGTGTTCATTCCACCGGGTATCCAGAGCCCAGAGTCCTCAGGGCAGGGAGGGCCCATTCCCTCGGTGCAGAGGGAAAACAGCCTTCCCAGCTGCTCCCTTCACACAAGCACGCCCAAGAGCCCAGAGCCCGGGCCTGTTCTGGTTAAAGACACTCCTGAGGAGAAGTACGGGATAAAGGTCACATGGAGGAGGCGAGGACACCTGTTCACTTACCTCAGGGAGAGGGGGAAGCTGAGCAGAAACCAGTTCCTTGTGAAAAACTGA